In the Sarcophilus harrisii chromosome 1, mSarHar1.11, whole genome shotgun sequence genome, one interval contains:
- the C1H9orf24 gene encoding spermatid-specific manchette-related protein 1 isoform X4: MVESHVDQQSLEKVVKNAVEDYIHKPPVTGKPYIPQKYWIPEAEAEKYKPTFISGDRYATGKTGPYNNTGWNKYPTCLPRLPKENGMEPATPGTPVDGPPKSERFNNYEREVMVNMLNSLTRKQLPSIQPRSIRSIPPLNHRPGMKCMISNLPPRLYDFENVKWNTSHFKFIGGPQRNHFVIHPEFMSENCSVYRYCQAMVRAKDEVVK, translated from the exons ATGGTGGAGAGCCATGTCGATCAGCAGTCTTTGGAAAAAGTGGTGAAGAATGCTGTAGAGGATTATATCCACAAGCCTCCTGTGACTGGAAAGCCCTACATACCACAAAAGTATTGGATTCCTGAAGCTGAAG CAGAGAAATACAAACCAACCTTTATTAGTGGAGACAGGTATGCAACGGGGAAGACAGGACCGTACAACAACACAGGTTGGAACAAATATCCTACCTGTCTTCCAAGACTTCCAAAG gaaaATGGGATGGAACCAGCGACTCCTGGAACCCCTGTGGATGGTCCCCCTAAATCTGAGCGCTTCAACAATTATg AGCGAGAGGTGATGGTCAACATGCTGAACTCGCTGACCAGGAAGCAGCTGCCGTCCATCCAGCCAAG GAGTATCAGGAGTATACCACCCCTCAACCACAGGCCAGGAATGAAATGCATGATCTCAAACCTCCCTCCCCGACTGTATGACTTTGAAAACGTTAA GTGGAACACCAGTCACTTCAAGTTTATTGGAGGACCCCAGAGAAATCATTTTGTCATCCATCCTGAGTTTATGTCAGAGAACTGCTCTGTCTACCGCTATTGCCAAGCTATGGTCAGGGCTAAAGATGAGGTGGTTAAATAA